A genomic segment from Pseudokineococcus lusitanus encodes:
- a CDS encoding arginine repressor has product MSDAAETPAAAQGGRAATRTARQALVVDLLRSRPVRSQPELAGLLAAAGTEVTQATLSRDLVEIGAQKVRDPEHGLVYAVPGEGGDRRPVAAQAPGTSLARLARLCEELLVTAEASGPFVVVRTPPGAAQYLAQALDTAVLPEVLGTIAGDDTVLVIGRGDGEATARRLLDLAAGRTSAAPPPD; this is encoded by the coding sequence GTGAGCGACGCCGCGGAGACGCCGGCCGCCGCGCAGGGCGGCCGGGCCGCGACCCGGACGGCCCGCCAGGCGCTCGTCGTCGACCTCCTGCGCTCGCGGCCCGTGCGCTCGCAGCCCGAGCTCGCCGGCCTGCTCGCCGCGGCGGGCACCGAGGTGACCCAGGCGACGCTCTCGCGCGACCTCGTGGAGATCGGCGCGCAGAAGGTCCGCGACCCCGAGCACGGCCTCGTCTACGCCGTCCCGGGCGAGGGCGGGGACCGGCGGCCCGTCGCCGCGCAGGCGCCCGGCACGTCCCTGGCCCGCCTCGCCCGGCTGTGCGAGGAGCTGCTCGTCACCGCCGAGGCCTCCGGGCCCTTCGTCGTCGTCCGCACGCCCCCGGGCGCCGCGCAGTACCTCGCCCAGGCGCTCGACACGGCGGTCCTGCCCGAGGTCCTCGGGACCATCGCCGGTGACGACACCGTCCTCGTCATCGGCCGCGGCGACGGCGAGGCCACGGCCCGCCGGCTGCTCGACCTCGCGGCGGGGCGCACGAGCGCCGCGCCGCCACCAGACTGA
- a CDS encoding acetylornithine transaminase has translation MSAPASTPVGGDAGRALAEVPGLEALQHPGDVATRYAGALMGTYGTPQRVLVRGEGAWVWDDRGRRYLDLLAGIAVNALGHAHPVLTAAVTAQMATLGHVSNFFATGPQVALAERLLELLGAPSGSRVFLCSSGAEANEGAFKMARRTGRPTVLALEGGFHGRTMGALAMTAKQAIRAPFEPLPGGVRHLPHGDVDALEAALAGEAGRSVAALVVEPVQGEAGVRPLPEGYLARARALTAEAGALLVVDEVQTGIGRTGRWFASAGPDGRVDADVVTLAKGLGGGLPVGAVVGLGEGPGALLGAGQHGTTFGGNPVCAAAALAVLHVVERDGLVDRAASLGARWAADLASVDDPTGLLAGVRGEGLLLALRLARPEAPAVAAAALDAGFVVNAVAPDAVRLAPPLVLTDEQADSFTAALPGVLAAADAASSAPGATP, from the coding sequence ATGAGCGCCCCCGCCTCCACCCCCGTCGGCGGCGACGCCGGGCGCGCGCTCGCCGAGGTGCCCGGCCTCGAGGCCCTGCAGCACCCCGGCGACGTGGCCACCCGCTACGCGGGCGCCCTCATGGGCACCTACGGCACGCCGCAGCGGGTCCTCGTCCGCGGCGAGGGCGCGTGGGTCTGGGACGACCGGGGCCGGCGCTACCTCGACCTCCTCGCGGGCATCGCCGTCAACGCCCTCGGCCACGCGCACCCGGTGCTGACGGCGGCCGTGACGGCGCAGATGGCGACGCTGGGCCACGTCTCCAACTTCTTCGCGACGGGCCCGCAGGTCGCCCTCGCCGAGCGCCTCCTCGAGCTGCTCGGGGCGCCGTCCGGCAGCCGGGTCTTCCTCTGCAGCAGCGGGGCCGAGGCCAACGAGGGCGCCTTCAAGATGGCGCGCCGCACCGGCCGGCCCACCGTCCTGGCGCTCGAGGGCGGCTTCCACGGCCGCACGATGGGTGCGCTCGCGATGACGGCCAAGCAGGCCATCCGCGCCCCCTTCGAGCCGCTGCCGGGCGGCGTGCGGCACCTCCCGCACGGCGACGTCGACGCGCTGGAGGCGGCGCTCGCCGGGGAGGCCGGGCGCTCCGTCGCGGCGCTCGTCGTCGAACCGGTGCAGGGGGAGGCCGGGGTCAGGCCGCTGCCCGAGGGCTACCTCGCGCGGGCCCGTGCCCTCACCGCCGAGGCCGGCGCCCTGCTCGTCGTCGACGAGGTCCAGACGGGCATCGGCCGCACCGGCCGCTGGTTCGCCTCCGCCGGTCCCGACGGCCGGGTGGACGCCGACGTCGTCACCCTCGCCAAGGGGCTCGGCGGCGGGCTGCCCGTCGGTGCCGTCGTCGGGCTCGGCGAGGGGCCGGGCGCGCTGCTCGGCGCCGGTCAGCACGGCACGACCTTCGGCGGCAACCCCGTGTGCGCCGCCGCCGCGCTCGCCGTCCTCCACGTCGTCGAGCGCGACGGCCTCGTCGACCGGGCCGCGTCCCTCGGCGCCCGGTGGGCCGCCGACCTCGCGTCCGTCGACGACCCCACCGGCCTGCTCGCGGGGGTCCGCGGCGAGGGGCTGCTCCTCGCGCTGCGGCTCGCGCGCCCCGAGGCCCCGGCCGTGGCCGCGGCCGCCCTCGACGCGGGCTTCGTCGTCAACGCCGTGGCGCCCGACGCCGTCCGGCTCGCCCCGCCACTGGTCCTCACCGACGAGCAGGCCGACTCCTTCACGGCGGCCCTGCCCGGGGTCCTCGCCGCGGCCGACGCGGCCTCCTCCGCGCCCGGGGCGACGCCGTGA
- the argB gene encoding acetylglutamate kinase: protein MTAAEPLPGDPAAGLSAGAKAAVLVEALPWLQRFAGEVVVVKYGGNAMTDDRLRRAFAADMVFLRSVGVRPVVVHGGGPQISSMLDRLGIESEFRGGLRVTSPEAMDVVRMVLVGQVGRELVGMLNAHGPLAVGLSGEDAGLLRAVRREAVVDGRPVDVGLVGDVVEVDPTAVLDLLEAGRIPVVATVAPEVAGTADGAEGVVVDDDLAAGAVLNVNADTAAAAIAAALGAAKLVVLTDVEGLYADWPDRSSLVRSITTGELEGLLPTLDAGMIPKMEACLRAVQSGVPQATVLDGRVEHAVLLEVFTPEGVGTQVVPG from the coding sequence GTGACCGCCGCCGAGCCCCTCCCGGGCGACCCGGCCGCCGGCCTGTCCGCCGGCGCCAAGGCCGCCGTCCTCGTCGAGGCCCTGCCGTGGCTGCAGCGCTTCGCGGGCGAGGTCGTCGTCGTCAAGTACGGCGGCAACGCCATGACCGACGACCGGCTGCGCCGCGCCTTCGCCGCCGACATGGTCTTCCTGCGCTCGGTGGGCGTGCGGCCCGTCGTCGTCCACGGCGGCGGCCCGCAGATCTCCTCGATGCTCGACCGGCTCGGCATCGAGAGCGAGTTCCGCGGCGGCCTGCGCGTCACCTCGCCCGAGGCGATGGACGTCGTCCGCATGGTGCTCGTCGGCCAGGTCGGCCGGGAGCTCGTGGGGATGCTCAACGCCCACGGCCCCCTCGCGGTCGGCCTGTCCGGCGAGGACGCCGGCCTGCTGCGCGCCGTGCGGCGGGAGGCGGTCGTCGACGGCCGTCCCGTGGACGTCGGGCTCGTCGGCGACGTCGTCGAGGTCGACCCCACGGCCGTCCTCGACCTCCTGGAGGCCGGCCGGATCCCCGTCGTCGCGACGGTGGCCCCCGAGGTCGCGGGCACGGCCGACGGTGCCGAGGGGGTCGTCGTCGACGACGACCTCGCCGCGGGCGCGGTCCTCAACGTCAACGCGGACACGGCCGCCGCGGCCATCGCCGCGGCGCTCGGCGCGGCCAAGCTCGTCGTCCTCACGGACGTCGAGGGGCTCTACGCCGACTGGCCCGACCGGTCCTCGCTCGTCCGGTCGATCACGACGGGCGAGCTCGAGGGGCTCCTGCCCACGCTCGACGCCGGGATGATCCCCAAGATGGAGGCCTGCCTGCGGGCCGTGCAGTCCGGCGTCCCGCAGGCCACCGTGCTCGACGGCCGCGTGGAGCACGCCGTGCTGCTCGAGGTCTTCACGCCCGAGGGCGTCGGCACCCAGGTGGTGCCCGGATGA
- the argJ gene encoding bifunctional glutamate N-acetyltransferase/amino-acid acetyltransferase ArgJ produces MSVTAPAGFRAAGVTAGLKPSGRPDVALVVNDGPQDSLAAVFTSNRCKAAPVLWSEVVARGGRGRAVVLNSGGANCYTGPEGFATTHGTAEHVAGLLGVGAGEVVVCSTGIIGEQLDRPRLLAGVDAAAAALGADGGHDAAVAVMTTDTRPKEAVAAGDGWTAGGLAKGAGMLAPALATMLVVLTTDAVVTPADADAALRRATALTFDRLDSDGCQSTNDTVVLLASGASGVTADADALAAVLTPLCDDLATQLLGDAEGSEHDVSITVRGAASEADALEVGRAVARSNLLKTAIFGRDPNWGRVMAAVGTTSAAFDPAVLDVSFNGVAVCRDGGVGEPRHLVDLTARAVTIDVDLKEGQAQATVRTNDLTHAYVHENSAYTT; encoded by the coding sequence GTGAGCGTCACCGCGCCCGCGGGCTTCCGGGCGGCCGGCGTCACCGCCGGGCTCAAGCCCAGCGGCCGCCCCGACGTCGCGCTCGTCGTCAACGACGGGCCGCAGGACTCCCTCGCCGCCGTCTTCACCTCCAACCGGTGCAAGGCCGCGCCCGTGCTGTGGTCCGAGGTCGTCGCGCGCGGCGGCCGCGGCCGGGCGGTCGTCCTCAACTCCGGCGGCGCCAACTGCTACACGGGCCCCGAGGGCTTCGCGACGACGCATGGCACCGCCGAGCACGTCGCCGGGCTGCTCGGGGTCGGCGCCGGCGAGGTGGTCGTCTGCTCCACCGGCATCATCGGCGAGCAGCTCGACCGGCCCCGCCTGCTGGCCGGGGTGGACGCCGCCGCGGCCGCGCTGGGGGCCGACGGCGGGCACGACGCCGCGGTCGCCGTCATGACGACGGACACCCGTCCCAAGGAGGCCGTCGCGGCCGGCGACGGCTGGACGGCGGGCGGTCTCGCCAAGGGCGCCGGCATGCTCGCCCCGGCGCTCGCGACGATGCTCGTCGTCCTCACCACCGACGCGGTCGTCACCCCCGCCGACGCCGACGCGGCCCTGCGCCGGGCGACCGCGCTGACCTTCGACCGCCTCGACTCCGACGGCTGCCAGTCGACCAACGACACCGTCGTGCTCCTCGCGAGCGGTGCCTCCGGCGTCACCGCGGACGCCGACGCCCTCGCCGCGGTGCTGACGCCGCTGTGCGACGACCTCGCGACGCAGCTCCTCGGCGACGCCGAGGGCAGCGAGCACGACGTCTCGATCACCGTGCGCGGCGCGGCGTCCGAGGCGGACGCGCTGGAGGTCGGCCGCGCCGTCGCGCGCAGCAACCTCCTCAAGACCGCGATCTTCGGCCGCGACCCCAACTGGGGCCGCGTCATGGCGGCGGTCGGCACGACGTCGGCCGCCTTCGACCCCGCCGTGCTCGACGTCTCCTTCAACGGCGTCGCGGTGTGCCGGGACGGCGGCGTGGGGGAGCCGCGCCACCTCGTGGACCTCACCGCCCGCGCCGTGACGATCGACGTGGACCTCAAGGAAGGGCAGGCGCAGGCGACCGTGCGCACCAACGACCTCACGCACGCCTACGTGCACGAGAACTCGGCGTACACGACGTGA
- the argC gene encoding N-acetyl-gamma-glutamyl-phosphate reductase codes for MVQVAVAGASGYAGAEVCRLLLGHPDVTVGALTAGSSAGSALGEHAPHLLPLADRVLGPTDAETLAGADVVVLALPHGASGPLAAELGDGVLVVDAAADHRLVDPAAWEAFYGSDHAGTWPYALPELLLAGGGRQRDALVGARRLAVPGCYPTACVLALAPGMAAGVCEPEDVVVVAASGTSGAGRAAKVGMLGAEVMGSMSPYGVGGVHRHTPEVEQGLSQAAGRPVTVSFTPTLAPMPRGILATATAHAAPGATASAVRAAWEDAYADEPFVHLLPPGRWPRTKDVAGSNAVHLQVALDERVGRVVAVAAVDNLVKGTAGAAVQGMNLALGLPESTGLPLVGLAP; via the coding sequence ATGGTGCAGGTGGCGGTCGCCGGGGCGAGCGGGTACGCGGGGGCGGAGGTGTGCCGCCTCCTCCTCGGCCACCCGGACGTGACGGTGGGGGCGCTGACGGCGGGCTCCAGCGCGGGCTCGGCGCTGGGGGAGCACGCCCCGCACCTCCTGCCGCTCGCGGACCGGGTGCTCGGCCCGACCGACGCGGAGACCCTCGCGGGCGCGGACGTCGTGGTCCTCGCCCTCCCGCACGGCGCCTCCGGGCCCCTGGCGGCCGAGCTGGGCGACGGCGTCCTCGTCGTTGACGCCGCCGCCGACCACCGGCTCGTCGACCCCGCCGCGTGGGAGGCCTTCTACGGCAGCGACCACGCCGGGACCTGGCCGTACGCGCTCCCCGAGCTGCTGCTGGCCGGGGGAGGGCGGCAGCGCGACGCCCTCGTCGGCGCGCGCCGCCTCGCGGTGCCGGGCTGCTACCCGACGGCGTGCGTCCTGGCGCTGGCCCCGGGGATGGCCGCGGGCGTCTGCGAGCCCGAGGACGTCGTCGTCGTCGCCGCGTCGGGCACGTCCGGCGCGGGGCGCGCCGCCAAGGTCGGGATGCTCGGCGCCGAGGTCATGGGCTCGATGTCCCCCTACGGCGTCGGGGGCGTGCACCGGCACACGCCCGAGGTCGAGCAGGGCCTCTCGCAGGCCGCCGGCCGGCCCGTCACCGTCTCCTTCACCCCGACCCTCGCGCCCATGCCGCGCGGCATCCTCGCGACCGCGACGGCGCACGCCGCCCCGGGCGCCACGGCGTCCGCCGTGCGCGCCGCGTGGGAGGACGCCTACGCGGACGAGCCCTTCGTCCACCTCCTGCCGCCGGGCCGCTGGCCGCGGACCAAGGACGTCGCCGGCTCGAACGCCGTCCACCTCCAGGTGGCGCTCGACGAGCGGGTCGGCCGCGTCGTCGCGGTCGCCGCCGTCGACAACCTGGTCAAGGGCACCGCGGGGGCCGCCGTGCAGGGGATGAACCTCGCGCTGGGCCTGCCGGAGAGCACCGGTCTGCCGCTCGTCGGGCTCGCGCCGTGA
- the pheT gene encoding phenylalanine--tRNA ligase subunit beta: MRVGVGWLAEVTDVDRTGTPREVAERVAAVLVRVGLEEEGLSGGDVTGPVVVGRVLSAEPEPQKNGKTIHWCQVDVGEAEPRGIVCGASNFGAGDRVVVSLPGAVLPGGFAIAPRRTYGHVSDGMICSAAELGLGDDGADGIVVLTELLGAAADGVRPGDDAVALLGLDDHVVEVNVTPDRGYALSVRGLGREHAHGRRLDVATAFRDPVADVATAPPGGSRGVVLADDGLDGRPGATRFTTRLVRGVDPARPTPWWLRRRLVQAGVRPVSVVVDVTNYVMLLIGQPLHAYDAARLDGDLVVRRARAGERLVTLDDVDRALDPEDLVIADGTDGARAVGLAGVMGGASTEVTGATRDVVLEAACFDPVSVARTARRHKLPSEASRRFERGVDPALAAAASQLAVDLLVAHAGGEPEEGLVDVGDVVRPAPVRLPLGEAERLVGVAYTAEDVTGALAQVGCSVAPAGADDVVEVTPPTWRPDLLQAADLVEEVARLHGYDAIGSELPRALPGTAGQGGLPPRRRAVRAVTRALVAAGLVEVLSYPFVAPGRADELGLPADDERRHALRLLNPLREEEPLLRTSLLATLPDTLRRNVGRGAEDVALLEVGAVTRPGPHRDVAPPPSPSTARRPTTEEEAAVRAAVPAQPLHLAALLSGRRVPKDWEGAGRAVDARDAVELALLVGEVLGVPLAPVADPDRAPFHPGRCVGLHLPTGDVVGHAGELAPRAVAALGLPARTVGLELDLDALVAALPGPRRAAPVPVVPVVKQDVALVVDADVPAAAVGRALRGGAGAYAEEVRLVDVYEGEQVGEGRRSLAWALRLRARDRTLTTAEASEVREAAVAAAAAATGAVLRGT, encoded by the coding sequence ATGCGGGTCGGGGTGGGCTGGCTCGCCGAGGTCACCGACGTCGACCGGACGGGCACGCCGCGGGAGGTCGCCGAGCGCGTCGCCGCGGTGCTCGTGCGCGTGGGCCTGGAGGAGGAGGGGCTCTCGGGCGGCGACGTGACCGGGCCCGTCGTCGTCGGCCGCGTGCTGTCCGCGGAGCCGGAGCCGCAGAAGAACGGCAAGACGATCCACTGGTGCCAGGTCGACGTCGGCGAGGCCGAGCCCCGCGGGATCGTCTGCGGCGCCTCCAACTTCGGCGCGGGCGACCGCGTGGTGGTCAGCCTGCCCGGTGCCGTGCTGCCGGGGGGCTTCGCCATCGCGCCGCGCCGCACGTACGGGCACGTGTCCGACGGGATGATCTGCTCGGCCGCCGAGCTGGGCCTGGGCGACGACGGCGCGGACGGCATCGTCGTCCTCACCGAGCTGCTCGGGGCGGCGGCGGACGGCGTGCGGCCCGGCGACGACGCCGTCGCGCTCCTCGGCCTCGACGACCACGTCGTCGAGGTCAACGTCACCCCCGACCGCGGCTACGCGCTGAGCGTCCGCGGCCTCGGGCGCGAGCACGCCCACGGCCGCCGCCTGGACGTGGCGACCGCCTTCCGCGACCCCGTGGCCGACGTCGCCACGGCCCCGCCCGGCGGCAGCCGCGGCGTCGTCCTCGCCGACGACGGTCTCGACGGGCGGCCGGGCGCGACCCGGTTCACGACCCGGCTCGTGCGCGGGGTCGACCCCGCCCGCCCGACGCCGTGGTGGCTGCGCCGCCGGCTCGTCCAGGCGGGCGTGCGACCGGTCTCGGTCGTCGTCGACGTCACCAACTACGTCATGCTCCTCATCGGCCAGCCGCTCCACGCCTACGACGCGGCCCGCCTCGACGGCGACCTCGTCGTCCGGCGCGCGCGGGCGGGCGAGCGCCTCGTCACGCTCGACGACGTGGACCGGGCGCTCGACCCCGAGGACCTCGTCATCGCCGACGGGACGGACGGCGCCCGCGCCGTCGGGCTGGCCGGCGTCATGGGCGGTGCGTCGACGGAGGTGACGGGCGCCACGCGCGACGTCGTCCTCGAGGCGGCCTGCTTCGACCCGGTGTCCGTCGCGCGCACCGCGCGCCGGCACAAGCTGCCCAGCGAGGCGAGCCGCCGGTTCGAGCGGGGGGTCGACCCCGCGCTCGCGGCGGCCGCGTCGCAGCTGGCCGTCGACCTCCTCGTGGCCCACGCCGGCGGGGAGCCGGAGGAGGGGCTCGTCGACGTCGGCGACGTCGTCCGCCCCGCGCCGGTCCGCCTGCCCCTCGGCGAGGCCGAGCGCCTCGTCGGCGTCGCGTACACCGCCGAGGACGTCACGGGGGCGCTGGCGCAGGTGGGCTGCTCCGTCGCCCCCGCGGGCGCCGACGACGTCGTCGAGGTGACGCCGCCGACGTGGCGGCCGGACCTGCTCCAGGCCGCCGACCTCGTCGAGGAGGTGGCCCGCCTGCACGGCTACGACGCCATCGGCTCGGAGCTGCCGCGCGCCCTGCCCGGCACGGCCGGCCAGGGCGGTCTCCCGCCGCGGCGCCGCGCCGTCCGCGCGGTGACGCGGGCGCTCGTGGCCGCCGGCCTCGTGGAGGTCCTCAGCTACCCCTTCGTCGCGCCGGGCCGCGCCGACGAGCTGGGGCTGCCCGCCGACGACGAGCGTCGCCATGCCCTGCGCCTGCTCAACCCGCTGCGCGAGGAGGAGCCCCTCCTGCGCACGAGCCTCCTCGCGACGCTGCCGGACACGTTGCGCCGCAACGTCGGCCGCGGCGCCGAGGACGTGGCGCTGCTCGAGGTCGGCGCCGTGACGCGGCCCGGGCCGCACCGCGACGTCGCCCCGCCGCCGAGCCCCTCGACGGCCCGCCGCCCGACGACCGAGGAGGAGGCCGCCGTCCGCGCGGCCGTGCCGGCGCAGCCGCTGCACCTCGCGGCGCTGCTGTCCGGCCGTCGGGTGCCCAAGGACTGGGAGGGCGCCGGCCGCGCCGTCGACGCGCGCGACGCCGTCGAGCTCGCCCTGCTCGTCGGCGAGGTCCTCGGCGTCCCCCTGGCCCCCGTCGCCGACCCCGACCGCGCGCCCTTCCACCCGGGGCGCTGCGTCGGGCTGCACCTGCCGACGGGCGACGTCGTCGGGCACGCGGGCGAGCTGGCCCCGCGGGCCGTGGCCGCGCTGGGGCTGCCCGCCCGCACGGTGGGCCTCGAGCTCGACCTCGACGCGCTCGTCGCGGCCCTGCCGGGGCCGAGGCGGGCCGCGCCGGTCCCCGTCGTCCCCGTCGTCAAGCAGGACGTCGCCCTCGTCGTCGACGCCGACGTGCCGGCCGCCGCCGTCGGGCGCGCCCTGCGCGGGGGCGCCGGGGCGTACGCCGAGGAGGTCCGCCTCGTCGACGTCTACGAGGGCGAGCAGGTCGGCGAGGGCCGCCGCTCCCTGGCGTGGGCCCTGCGCCTGCGGGCCCGCGACCGCACCCTGACGACCGCCGAGGCGTCCGAGGTGCGGGAGGCCGCCGTCGCCGCCGCGGCCGCCGCGACCGGGGCGGTGCTGCGCGGCACCTGA
- the pheS gene encoding phenylalanine--tRNA ligase subunit alpha — translation MPDPTETPEPAEDATAVDPRDAAAVGAAEEAALAALAAAPDLDALTAVVRAHTGERSPLSLANRAIGSLPGPEKAAAGKSVGQARRRVSAAAAERREALEAERDAAVLVTEAQDLTQPTARLPRGARHPLSGLVDRVEDFFTGLGWDVLEGPEVEAGWFNFDALNFGPDHPARQMQDTFFVEPAEAGLVLRTHTSPVQARALLDHGAPLYVAVPGRVFRTDELDATHTPVFTQVEGLAVDEHLTMAHLRGTLDALAVALLGEGTTTRLRPAFFPFTEPSAELDVRCPQCEGTGRTAPGSAAAVGAATAAEDASSTRTDEVPCRTCGATGWIEWGGCGMVNPHVLRAAGVDPERFSGFAFGMGIERTLMFRNLVGDMRDMVEGDVRFSRQLGGDL, via the coding sequence GTGCCCGACCCCACCGAGACCCCCGAGCCCGCCGAGGACGCGACCGCCGTCGACCCCCGGGACGCCGCGGCCGTCGGGGCGGCGGAGGAGGCCGCGCTCGCCGCGCTGGCCGCCGCGCCGGACCTCGACGCCCTCACCGCCGTCGTGCGGGCCCACACCGGCGAGCGGAGCCCGCTCTCGCTGGCCAACCGCGCCATCGGGTCCCTGCCCGGGCCGGAGAAGGCCGCCGCCGGCAAGAGCGTCGGGCAGGCCCGTCGGCGGGTCTCCGCCGCGGCCGCCGAGCGGCGCGAGGCGCTCGAGGCCGAGCGCGACGCCGCCGTCCTCGTCACGGAGGCGCAGGACCTCACGCAGCCGACCGCGCGCCTGCCGCGCGGGGCGCGCCACCCCCTCAGCGGGCTCGTCGACCGGGTCGAGGACTTCTTCACCGGGCTCGGCTGGGACGTCCTCGAGGGACCCGAGGTCGAGGCGGGGTGGTTCAACTTCGACGCCCTCAACTTCGGGCCCGACCACCCGGCCCGCCAGATGCAGGACACCTTCTTCGTCGAGCCGGCGGAGGCCGGGCTCGTGCTGCGCACCCACACCTCGCCGGTCCAGGCGCGGGCGCTGCTCGACCACGGGGCGCCCCTCTACGTCGCGGTGCCCGGCCGGGTCTTCCGCACCGACGAGCTCGACGCCACCCACACCCCCGTCTTCACGCAGGTCGAGGGCCTCGCGGTCGACGAGCACCTGACGATGGCGCACCTGCGCGGCACGCTCGACGCGCTCGCCGTCGCCCTCCTGGGCGAGGGCACGACGACGCGCCTGCGGCCCGCGTTCTTCCCCTTCACCGAGCCGAGCGCGGAGCTCGACGTGCGCTGCCCGCAGTGCGAGGGCACGGGCCGCACGGCGCCCGGCTCCGCGGCGGCGGTCGGCGCCGCGACGGCCGCCGAGGACGCGTCGTCCACCCGCACCGACGAGGTGCCGTGCCGCACCTGCGGCGCGACCGGCTGGATCGAGTGGGGCGGCTGCGGGATGGTCAACCCCCACGTGCTGCGCGCCGCGGGCGTGGACCCGGAGCGCTTCTCCGGCTTCGCCTTCGGGATGGGGATCGAGCGCACCCTGATGTTCCGCAACCTGGTGGGAGACATGCGCGACATGGTCGAGGGCGACGTCCGCTTCAGCCGTCAGCTCGGGGGCGACCTCTGA
- a CDS encoding ATP-binding protein produces MSVPDGVTALDPADVPDGLVVADADARVVVVTREAERCLGLAAADLLGRDVREALPWQDASGRRWWACTDPWGGLATRRGHRERLLVQPGGRELLVAARYVRPGRGEPVSRVVLSLRTTGERRRTQEDSAGLIATVAHELRSPLTSVKGFTSTLLRRWDRFTDEQKQLMLRTVEHDADRVTRLITELLDISRIDAGRLEVRTLPLDVGEALRAHAGRAVASGLDPARVEVVAPPAADLPEVWVDRDRLDQVLGNLVENAVRHGDGLVRLSLGTGPLTAEALDDEPRADAEAVVVCVEDAGRGIAEEHIPNVFSKFWRGESRGGTGLGLYVVRGLVEAHGGRIVVRRSDLGGARFVLTLPTGDPTADAHADLLADLGADLPAGPRTAGVPVVRPHAG; encoded by the coding sequence GTGAGCGTCCCCGACGGCGTCACGGCGCTGGACCCCGCGGACGTGCCCGACGGCCTCGTCGTGGCGGACGCCGACGCCCGGGTCGTCGTCGTCACCCGCGAGGCGGAGCGCTGCCTCGGCCTGGCCGCGGCCGACCTCCTCGGCCGCGACGTCCGCGAGGCGCTGCCCTGGCAGGACGCCTCCGGGCGCCGCTGGTGGGCGTGCACGGACCCCTGGGGCGGCCTCGCCACCCGCCGCGGGCACCGCGAGCGCCTGCTCGTGCAGCCGGGCGGGCGCGAGCTGCTCGTCGCCGCGCGGTACGTGCGCCCGGGCCGCGGCGAGCCCGTGAGCCGCGTCGTCCTGTCGCTGCGGACCACGGGGGAGCGGCGCCGGACGCAGGAGGACTCGGCCGGCCTCATCGCGACGGTGGCGCACGAGCTCCGCTCGCCACTCACGAGCGTCAAGGGCTTCACCTCGACGCTCCTGCGGCGCTGGGACCGCTTCACCGACGAGCAGAAGCAGCTCATGCTCCGGACGGTCGAGCACGACGCCGACCGCGTCACCCGCCTCATCACCGAGCTCCTCGACATCTCCCGCATCGACGCGGGGCGGCTCGAGGTGCGCACGCTGCCGCTCGACGTCGGCGAGGCGCTGCGGGCCCACGCCGGACGGGCCGTCGCCTCGGGCCTCGACCCGGCGCGCGTCGAGGTCGTGGCGCCGCCCGCCGCCGACCTGCCCGAGGTCTGGGTCGACCGCGACCGGCTGGACCAGGTCCTCGGCAACCTCGTCGAGAACGCCGTCCGGCACGGCGACGGCCTCGTCCGCCTCTCCCTCGGCACCGGCCCGCTGACGGCGGAGGCGCTCGACGACGAGCCGCGCGCCGACGCCGAGGCCGTCGTCGTCTGCGTCGAGGACGCGGGCCGCGGGATCGCCGAGGAGCACATCCCCAACGTCTTCTCGAAGTTCTGGCGCGGGGAGAGCCGGGGCGGCACGGGCCTCGGGCTCTACGTCGTCCGCGGCCTCGTCGAGGCGCACGGCGGCCGCATCGTCGTCCGGCGCTCCGACCTCGGCGGCGCCCGCTTCGTCCTCACCCTGCCGACGGGCGACCCGACCGCCGACGCGCACGCCGACCTCCTCGCCGACCTCGGCGCCGACCTCCCGGCCGGCCCGCGGACGGCGGGCGTGCCCGTCGTCCGCCCGCACGCCGGCTGA